The Aspergillus chevalieri M1 DNA, chromosome 5, nearly complete sequence genome includes a region encoding these proteins:
- a CDS encoding ribosomal lysine N-methyltransferase (BUSCO:EOG09261WJ8;~COG:S;~EggNog:ENOG410PI4F;~InterPro:IPR001214,IPR015353,IPR036464,IPR011383;~PFAM:PF09273,PF00856;~go_function: GO:0005515 - protein binding [Evidence IEA];~go_function: GO:0016279 - protein-lysine N-methyltransferase activity [Evidence IEA];~go_process: GO:0018026 - peptidyl-lysine monomethylation [Evidence IEA]) has translation MSSTTHFPDPVSFQQQSDDFLGWLTGRSGVRMNSNIRLADLRSLNAGRGVVAQSDIPEGEELFAIPRGLILSVQNSKLPELLSQNIDELGPWMSLMLVMIYEYLAGEKSAWYQYFKVLPRQFDTLMFWSPSELQELQGSAVVDKIGKQGAEESILETIAPIVRENPSLFPPIEGVSSYDGDAGTQALLHIAHMVGSLILAYAFDIGKTEDEDEDGDGEDGYLTDEEEEQPAKGMVPMADLLNADADRNNARLFQEEEEFVMKAIKPIPAGEEIYNDYGEIPRADLLRRYGYVTDNYAKYDVVELSLSNICQAAGLSNDDVESQPPLQFLEELEFLDDGYIIPRFSPEDPLPDVLPDELLLLLKTLALSPEQLEQQKSKNKPPKLAVGRPEMSILQKAVQLKCSHYATNIEQDQRLLAQLNTIDATVPLEGSQRRLKMAILVRIGEKEILQDLSTQLDRLLSTKRAANDEEDSRKTKAQRT, from the exons ATGTCTTCCACCACCCACTTTCCTGACCCTGTCAGCTTCCAGCAGCAGTCCGATGACTTCCTTGGCTGGCTCACAGGTAGATCTGGCGTCCGAATGAACTCGAATATCCGTCTGGCCGATCTGAGATCCCTGAATGCTGGAAGAGGAGTCG TGGCCCAATCCGACATCCCCGAAGGCGAAGAGTTGTTTGCCATCCCCCGTGGTCTCATCCTCTCCGTGCAGAATTCGAAGTTGCCCGAATTGCTATCCCAGAACATCGACGAGCTCGGTCCTTGGATGTCCCTCATGCTGGTGATGATCTATGAGTACCTTGCAGGAGAGAAGTCTGCTTGGTACCAGTATTTCAAGGTCCTTCCCAGACAGTTCGATACGCTTATGTTTTGGTCTCCGTCCGAACTTCAGGAGCTTCAGGGTAGTGCGGTGGTCGATAAGATTGGTAAGCAAGGTGCGGAGGAGTCGATTCTCGAGACTATTGCACCCATTGTTCGAGAGAAtccttctctcttccctcctATCGAGGGCGTTTCCTCCTATGACGGCGACGCTGGCACCCAGGCACTCCTGCACATCGCTCATATGGTGGGCTCCCTGATTTTGGCCTATGCGTTCGATATTGGCAAGacggaagacgaggatgaagacggTGATGGCGAAGATGGATATTTGacggatgaagaagaggagcaaCCGGCCAAAGGCATGGTACCCATGGCCGATCTGCTGAATGCAGACGCAGACCGGAATAAC GCGCGGCTGTtccaagaagaggaggagttTGTTATGAAGGCAATTAAGCCTATCCCGGCTGGCGAGGAGATCTACAACGACTACGGCGAAATCCCCCGTGCGGATCTTCTGAGACGGTATGGCTACGTGACAGATAATTACGCCAAGTACGATGTAGTGGAGCTTTCTTTGTCCAACATTTGCCAAGCTGCTGGACTGAGCAATGACGATGTTGAATCTCAGCCTCCG CTACAATTTCTCGAAGAGTTGGAATTTCTTGATGACGGGTATATCATCCCAAGATTCTCACCCGAGGATCCCCTGCCAGACGTTCTTCCCGACgaactccttctcctcctcaaaACACTGGCCTTATCACCAGAGCAGCTGGAGCAGCAGAAATCAAAGAACAAACCCCCCAAGCTCGCAGTCGGCCGGCCAGAGATGAGCATCCTCCAGAAAGCAGTTCAATTAAAATGCTCCCACTACGCCACGAACATCGAACAGGACCAAAGACTCCTGGCGCAATTGAACACAATTGATGCCACGGTTCCCCTGGAAGGGTCCCAGCGCCGACTTAAGATGGCTATCTTGGTGCGCATTGGCGAGAAAGAGATTCTCCAGGATTTATCCACCCAGCTGGACCGTCTGCTTTCTACGAAACGGGCCGCCAATGACGAAGAAGACTCGAGGAAAACAAAGGCGCAGAGGACGTAA